A stretch of the Danio rerio strain Tuebingen ecotype United States chromosome 18, GRCz12tu, whole genome shotgun sequence genome encodes the following:
- the rbm7 gene encoding RNA-binding protein 7 (The RefSeq protein has 3 substitutions compared to this genomic sequence), which yields MGIADEADRTLFVGNLDPQVTEEVIFELFLQAGPLIKVKIPKNNEGKSKLFAFVNFKHEVSVPYALNLLNGIRLHGRQLNIKFKTGSSHINQEGKSPANSQNPSPANTPGHRGGRTPEQMGSPSYSPPQHMQRPFSSPDTLQRQAMMNNMWQVQMQQLQMLSGTFQQGMQQPRGNADGGWSGHRGQRHSPQDNNNHQGRDQRHGNGANNYERNRRDGQRGDFYHHDDRSGGHNRNYPPDRRRDSREGRWRHF from the exons atgggaATAGCCGACGAGGCTGACCGGACTCTGTTTGTTGGGAACTTGGACCCCCAAGTCACAGAAGAAGTTATATTCGAGCTGTTTTTACAG GCTGGGCCATTGATCAAGGTTAAAATCCCTAAAGACAATGAAGGAAAGTCAAAACTGTTTGCATTTGTAAACTTCAAGCATGAAGTGTCAGTGCCCTATGCCTTGAACTTGCTGAATGGAATCCGTCTGCATGGACGACAGCTCAACATAAAGTTCAAAACCG GCAGCAGTCATATTAATCAAGAAGGCAAAAGTCCAGCAAACTCTCAAAACCCCAGTCCAGCAAATACACCGGGTCACCGTGGCGGaag AACCCCAGAGCAGATGGGCTCTCCGTCTTACTCTCCTCCACAGCACATGCAGAGGCCTTTCTCTTCACCAGACACTCTGCAAAGACAGGCCATG ATGAACAACATGTGGCAGGTTCAGATGCAGCAGTTGCAAATGCTCAGCGGAACCTTCCAGCAGGGCATGCAGCAGCTGCGGGGGAACGCAGACGGAGGCTGGTCTGGGCACCGCGGGCAGCGCCACTCGCCCCAGGACAACAACAACCATCAGGGCAGAGATCAGCGGCACGGAAACGGAGCAAATAACTATGAGCGGAATCGGCGAGATGGGCAGCGGGGCGATTTCTATCACCATGATGACCGCAGTGGAGGACACAACAGAAACTACCCCCCCGACAGACGGAGAGACTCCAGAGAGggacgatggaaacacttttaa